A genomic segment from Paenibacillus sp. FSL K6-1096 encodes:
- a CDS encoding serine/threonine protein kinase, translated as MDDFTAIQVYPGIQQAGVNYQVAFYNPTSLPFIGAGAQGAVFLLDPSKCIKIYALPDDAKKEADVLRHVGSSTFFPKLYGSGFNYNVMQFIQGLGLDGYLHHYCFDDTLANKIIALLDEMKRLGLTRIDAALRHIIVTPSQSLIVIDHVHSLHTHSPKPHLLLAELKNLNLMSCFMEYVRVHRPDLYEYWSV; from the coding sequence ATGGATGACTTCACCGCTATCCAAGTTTATCCTGGAATTCAACAGGCAGGCGTAAATTATCAGGTAGCTTTTTACAATCCTACTTCCCTCCCTTTCATTGGCGCGGGTGCGCAAGGAGCTGTTTTTCTATTAGATCCCAGCAAATGCATAAAAATCTATGCTCTGCCTGATGATGCAAAAAAGGAGGCCGATGTACTTAGACACGTTGGCTCCTCGACATTCTTTCCAAAATTATATGGTTCCGGCTTCAATTATAATGTGATGCAATTCATACAGGGCTTGGGATTAGATGGGTATTTACATCACTATTGCTTTGACGATACTCTTGCTAACAAAATAATTGCTTTGCTTGACGAGATGAAACGCTTGGGTTTGACACGGATTGACGCCGCATTGAGACACATTATTGTTACTCCTTCACAGTCACTGATAGTCATCGATCATGTGCACTCGCTGCATACGCACTCCCCTAAACCTCATCTCCTTCTTGCTGAACTCAAGAATCTAAACTTAATGTCATGTTTCATGGAGTACGTTAGGGTTCATAGACCTGATCTTTATGAGTATTGGAGCGTATAG
- a CDS encoding HD domain-containing protein translates to MDFRLRLDGALNEIYEPLWKLRIPLSDAEKALLRSKKVRRLHFIRHGGASFINTHHTYSRLQHTLGVFALTAHFEPDNRTLRAAALLHDIGHAPFSHTLESLPEVDHHEWTREALFSEEIVDILSHSDICATDVMDYIDGSKRSILRNKDGVLHADHLDSLVRSAFIGGYLTITTDELFEAMSYSNGSLQFTLEAGKRVTGLIWEEAHMQASLANIGVNAIMRKLAGRLVHKNELETAKLPLMTDTHIEQLLLNNPDTQVEYEKLLMESWRIRVSRNKPAFPAETAVLNKLYLAMPLVQGVMITEYSPDYLATIDQLKQLLGTYYVWWE, encoded by the coding sequence ATGGATTTTCGCTTAAGACTTGATGGTGCTTTGAACGAAATTTACGAACCTCTGTGGAAGCTACGGATTCCGCTCTCTGATGCTGAAAAAGCATTGCTCAGAAGCAAGAAGGTGCGGCGGCTTCATTTTATCCGGCATGGCGGAGCTTCTTTCATTAATACCCACCATACCTATAGCCGCTTGCAACATACGTTAGGTGTATTTGCGCTTACGGCCCATTTTGAGCCGGACAACCGTACGTTGCGGGCAGCAGCATTGCTGCATGATATCGGACATGCGCCTTTTAGTCATACACTAGAATCCCTTCCAGAAGTGGATCATCACGAATGGACCAGGGAAGCTTTATTTTCTGAGGAGATTGTTGACATCCTGTCTCATTCGGATATTTGCGCTACAGATGTCATGGACTATATAGATGGTTCAAAGCGGAGCATCTTGAGGAACAAGGACGGGGTTCTTCATGCAGATCATTTGGACTCCTTGGTCAGAAGTGCATTTATCGGTGGTTATCTGACTATTACTACTGATGAACTTTTTGAAGCGATGAGCTATAGTAATGGAAGTCTTCAGTTCACATTGGAAGCTGGCAAGCGTGTCACCGGGCTCATATGGGAAGAGGCCCACATGCAAGCTTCCCTGGCTAACATCGGCGTAAACGCGATCATGAGGAAACTGGCTGGCCGCTTAGTACATAAAAATGAGCTTGAAACAGCTAAGCTGCCGCTCATGACGGATACGCATATCGAGCAGTTACTTCTTAATAATCCGGACACACAGGTTGAGTATGAAAAGCTGCTTATGGAATCATGGCGGATTCGCGTGTCCCGGAATAAGCCTGCTTTTCCAGCGGAAACAGCCGTTTTGAACAAACTCTATCTCGCGATGCCGCTCGTCCAAGGCGTTATGATTACTGAATATTCACCAGACTATCTAGCTACGATTGACCAACTAAAACAGCTTCTAGGCACGTATTACGTTTGGTGGGAGTAG
- a CDS encoding GNAT family protein, protein MRNIDYTNYYWQDDEIRLRSIEAEDWESIYLTAFDTPARRFLECTIELPPTISGAKKFIEENVEFKSTNGRIMFTIENINGETVGGINLNSIDERNGTFSIGIVIDHPYRGKGYGTRAVHLLLKYAFFERRLNKFNDYVLDGNEASAAMLRKVGCVQEGVRRQIFYINGSYHDCMLFGLTKDEYRDLLHKGHQNN, encoded by the coding sequence ATGCGAAATATAGATTATACAAACTATTATTGGCAAGATGATGAAATTAGATTGCGCTCAATAGAGGCCGAGGATTGGGAAAGTATATATTTAACTGCATTTGATACCCCTGCCCGTCGTTTTCTGGAATGTACCATTGAATTGCCGCCTACTATCTCGGGTGCGAAGAAATTCATCGAAGAGAATGTTGAATTTAAATCCACTAATGGCCGAATCATGTTTACTATTGAAAATATAAACGGTGAAACGGTAGGTGGTATTAATTTAAACAGCATTGACGAGAGGAATGGTACTTTCAGCATAGGTATTGTAATTGATCACCCCTATCGAGGTAAGGGCTACGGCACCAGGGCAGTGCATTTGCTCTTAAAATATGCATTTTTCGAGCGTAGACTTAATAAATTCAATGACTATGTTCTGGACGGAAACGAGGCATCGGCTGCTATGCTAAGAAAAGTAGGGTGCGTTCAAGAAGGAGTCCGACGTCAAATCTTCTATATCAATGGTAGTTATCATGATTGTATGTTGTTTGGTTTAACAAAGGATGAATATAGGGATCTTCTTCATAAGGGCCACCAAAATAACTAA
- the glnA gene encoding type I glutamate--ammonia ligase, whose protein sequence is MSYSKEDILRIAKDENVRFIRLQFTDLLGTIKNVEIPVSQLEKALDNKMMFDGSSIEGYVRIEESDMYLYPDLSTWVIFPWVTDSRVARLICDVYMPDGTPFAGDPRGILKRCLQEAEEMGFTAMNVGPEPEFFLFRTDEKGNPTTELNDQGGYFDLAPMDLGENCRREIVLTLEEMGFEIEASHHEVASGQHEIDFKYADAIKAADQIQTFKLVVKTVARHHGLHATFMPKPLFGMNGSGMHAHQSLFKGNENVFYDESDTLGLSKTARYYMAGILKHARAFAAITNPTVNSYKRLVPGYEAPCYVAWSASNRSPMIRIPASRGLSTRVEVRNPDPAANPYLALAVMLKAGLDGIKRQLELPAPIDRNIYVMSEEERIEEGIPSLPADLKEALNEMIRSHVITEALGEHALAHFYELKEIEWDIYRTQVHEWERDQYMTLY, encoded by the coding sequence GTGAGCTATTCGAAAGAGGATATTCTGCGTATTGCCAAGGATGAGAACGTCCGGTTTATTCGCCTGCAATTTACCGATTTGCTTGGAACGATCAAGAACGTTGAGATTCCTGTAAGCCAGCTGGAGAAGGCGCTTGATAACAAAATGATGTTCGACGGATCTTCCATCGAAGGTTATGTCCGTATCGAAGAATCCGACATGTATCTGTACCCGGACCTGAGCACCTGGGTGATCTTCCCTTGGGTAACAGACAGCCGTGTAGCGCGCCTGATCTGTGATGTATACATGCCGGACGGCACGCCGTTTGCCGGAGACCCGCGCGGCATCCTGAAGCGCTGTCTGCAGGAAGCGGAAGAAATGGGCTTCACTGCTATGAACGTTGGACCGGAGCCGGAATTCTTCCTGTTCAGAACTGACGAGAAGGGCAATCCGACAACAGAACTGAATGACCAGGGCGGATACTTTGACCTTGCCCCTATGGACCTTGGTGAGAACTGCCGCCGTGAGATCGTGCTGACACTGGAGGAAATGGGCTTTGAAATTGAAGCCTCCCACCATGAAGTGGCTTCCGGCCAGCATGAGATCGACTTCAAATATGCCGATGCCATCAAGGCAGCGGATCAGATTCAGACCTTCAAGCTGGTCGTGAAGACGGTTGCCCGCCATCATGGCCTGCATGCTACCTTCATGCCTAAGCCTCTATTTGGTATGAACGGCTCCGGGATGCACGCTCACCAATCCCTGTTCAAGGGCAATGAGAACGTGTTCTATGATGAGAGCGATACCCTGGGTCTCAGCAAGACCGCCCGTTATTACATGGCTGGAATTCTGAAGCACGCACGTGCTTTTGCAGCGATCACGAACCCGACCGTTAACTCCTACAAGCGTCTGGTTCCTGGTTATGAAGCACCTTGCTATGTAGCCTGGTCTGCAAGCAACCGCAGCCCGATGATCCGCATTCCGGCTTCCAGAGGGCTCAGCACCCGCGTAGAGGTTCGTAACCCGGACCCTGCAGCTAACCCTTACCTGGCACTGGCTGTAATGTTGAAGGCAGGTCTGGACGGCATCAAGCGCCAGCTGGAGCTTCCGGCTCCAATCGACCGCAACATCTATGTGATGTCTGAGGAAGAGCGCATCGAAGAAGGCATCCCGAGCCTGCCGGCCGATCTGAAGGAAGCCCTGAACGAAATGATCCGCAGCCATGTCATCACCGAAGCCCTTGGCGAACACGCCCTGGCCCACTTCTACGAGCTGAAAGAGATCGAATGGGACATCTACCGCACCCAGGTTCACGAGTGGGAGAGAGATCAGTACATGACGCTTTACTAG
- a CDS encoding MerR family transcriptional regulator translates to MGDEIRRNMALFPIGIVMKLTDLSARQIRYYEQHSLIVPARTSGNQRLFSFNDVERLLEIKALIEKGVNIAGIKQVMNPVSKESEEATVITPDTEVRRRELSDSQLHRLLKQELVSGKRPGQVSLIQGELSRFFNK, encoded by the coding sequence ATGGGTGATGAAATCCGCAGAAATATGGCATTATTCCCTATTGGAATCGTAATGAAGTTAACTGATCTATCGGCCAGACAAATTCGTTATTATGAGCAGCACAGCCTGATCGTACCCGCACGTACATCCGGTAACCAGCGTTTGTTCTCCTTTAATGATGTCGAACGGTTGCTTGAGATTAAGGCGCTGATTGAGAAGGGCGTCAATATTGCCGGCATCAAGCAGGTGATGAATCCTGTCTCGAAGGAATCGGAGGAAGCTACGGTCATTACCCCTGACACTGAGGTGCGCCGTAGGGAATTGTCTGATTCACAGCTTCACCGTCTGCTGAAGCAGGAGCTGGTTTCCGGTAAAAGACCGGGACAAGTGTCTCTAATTCAAGGTGAGCTATCCCGGTTTTTTAATAAATAA
- a CDS encoding ATP-binding protein gives MHEAEAVEALIEIKRSEQAPLVVMMCGVAGSGKTTFALKLEREGFVRLSIDEDIWSTHGRYGLDYPEEAYESFKEQSERKLRKELMELLAAKRHVVVDFSFWQLRRRDEYKQLIEQHGGQWVLVHLKVEPEELRRRLRIRSERFDANAAFTITEEILTRFLNGFETPDGEGEWLIEA, from the coding sequence ATGCACGAAGCAGAAGCTGTTGAAGCATTGATAGAGATCAAGCGTTCGGAGCAAGCACCGCTGGTTGTCATGATGTGCGGTGTAGCGGGATCGGGCAAGACGACCTTTGCACTCAAGCTGGAGCGGGAAGGATTCGTCCGGCTGTCCATCGATGAGGACATCTGGAGTACACATGGCCGGTATGGCCTGGATTACCCGGAAGAGGCTTATGAATCCTTCAAAGAGCAGTCGGAACGCAAGCTGCGGAAGGAGCTTATGGAGCTGCTTGCAGCGAAGCGTCATGTCGTGGTGGATTTCAGCTTCTGGCAGCTTCGCCGGCGTGACGAATACAAACAGCTGATTGAGCAGCATGGCGGACAGTGGGTCCTGGTCCACCTGAAGGTAGAGCCGGAAGAGCTGCGCCGGAGGCTTCGCATCCGCAGCGAACGGTTTGATGCTAATGCGGCATTCACCATTACCGAAGAGATTCTGACCCGTTTCCTGAACGGGTTTGAGACGCCGGATGGAGAAGGAGAATGGCTTATTGAAGCATAA
- a CDS encoding methionine gamma-lyase family protein produces the protein MAGFAEDLLQAAEAAEHEIEAAVKALDRIVDHNQWKVIEAFQRQHVSDFHFAGSTGYAYNDRGREVLDLVYAEVFGGEAALVRPHFASGTHTISTALFGVLRPGDELLYITGRPYDTLHKVIGKPGDRTGSLADYGIGYRETALTADGKIDWDAVAAAINDKTKVIGIQRSRGYDWRSSFTVAEIGEMVARVKAIKADVIVFVDNCYGEFTETLEPPQVGADLIAGSLIKNPGGGIAETGGYICGRADLVELAAYRLTAPGIGGEVGAMLGTTRGLYQGLFMAPHTVGQAVKGSIFASAVFQRCGFTTKPAWNEPRTDLIQAVAFDSAEHLIAFVQGIQRAAAVDSHVVPEPWDMPGYEHPVIMAAGTFIQGGSLELSADAPIRAPYIGYMQGGLTYSHVKYGVLMALQSMRERKLL, from the coding sequence ATGGCAGGATTTGCAGAGGATTTATTACAGGCGGCGGAAGCTGCAGAGCATGAAATCGAAGCGGCCGTGAAGGCGCTGGACCGGATCGTGGATCATAACCAGTGGAAGGTCATAGAGGCGTTTCAGCGCCAGCATGTCAGCGATTTTCATTTTGCCGGGTCCACGGGCTATGCCTATAACGATAGAGGGCGTGAGGTGCTGGATCTGGTCTATGCCGAGGTGTTCGGCGGCGAAGCTGCGCTGGTGCGCCCGCATTTCGCTTCAGGCACACATACGATATCCACAGCGCTCTTCGGAGTACTGAGACCCGGAGATGAGCTGCTGTACATAACAGGGCGTCCCTACGATACGCTGCACAAGGTCATCGGCAAGCCGGGGGACAGGACAGGCTCCCTGGCGGATTACGGAATCGGCTACCGCGAGACTGCATTGACCGCTGACGGCAAGATCGACTGGGATGCGGTCGCAGCAGCGATTAATGACAAGACCAAGGTGATCGGCATTCAGCGGTCAAGGGGCTATGACTGGCGTTCTTCTTTTACGGTGGCAGAGATCGGGGAGATGGTGGCGAGAGTAAAAGCCATCAAGGCGGATGTCATCGTATTCGTAGATAACTGTTACGGGGAGTTCACCGAGACGCTGGAGCCGCCTCAGGTAGGCGCTGACCTGATCGCCGGTTCGCTGATCAAGAATCCGGGCGGCGGCATCGCCGAGACCGGGGGCTATATCTGCGGCCGGGCAGATCTGGTGGAGCTGGCCGCTTACCGCCTGACCGCGCCGGGGATCGGCGGCGAGGTGGGCGCCATGCTGGGCACGACACGCGGCCTGTATCAGGGGCTGTTCATGGCCCCGCATACGGTTGGACAAGCTGTGAAGGGCAGCATCTTCGCTTCAGCTGTATTCCAGCGCTGCGGCTTCACCACCAAGCCTGCCTGGAATGAGCCGCGGACGGATCTGATCCAGGCGGTGGCTTTTGACAGTGCTGAGCATCTGATCGCCTTCGTACAGGGCATTCAGCGCGCAGCGGCTGTAGACAGCCATGTTGTGCCGGAGCCGTGGGACATGCCGGGGTATGAGCATCCGGTCATCATGGCAGCCGGAACATTCATCCAGGGAGGCAGCCTGGAGCTATCTGCAGACGCGCCTATCCGCGCGCCTTACATCGGTTACATGCAGGGAGGGTTAACCTACTCCCATGTGAAATACGGCGTGCTAATGGCTCTGCAGAGCATGAGGGAGCGTAAGCTGCTGTAG
- the hflX gene encoding GTPase HflX, whose protein sequence is MASTTHDTETEAKDRAILVSLVTDKIKRTGIDPELSLQELVQLAETAGVEVLDVLRQNKETPDSKWFIGKGKVEELRMAADGLGANTAIFDQELSGAQVRNLEEALDLKIIDRTQLILDIFAGRAKTREGIIQVELAQLSYLLPRLSGHGKNLSRLGGGIGTRGPGESKLETDRRHIRDRISELKRQLDEVVKTRELHRERRRKSGAVQVALVGYTNAGKSTLLKQLTDADVYIENQLFATLDPTSRVLQLPGGKDVVLTDTVGFIQNLPHDLVASFRATLEEVNEANLVLHVVDASSPMREEQMEVVQAILQDLGAAGKPQIVLFNKKDLCQPEQLEMLPAGDGFLKISAFNEDDLSRITSTIEDGLAGDTLVFRIPADRGDLTSLLYRVGDVMEQDYEENDVLYTVRVNKEDYAKWSYKLAEFAEQK, encoded by the coding sequence ATGGCAAGCACAACACATGACACAGAGACAGAAGCTAAGGACCGGGCGATTCTTGTCAGTCTGGTTACGGACAAAATCAAACGCACGGGCATCGATCCCGAGCTGTCACTGCAGGAGCTGGTGCAGCTCGCGGAGACGGCCGGGGTCGAGGTGCTTGATGTGCTCAGGCAGAATAAAGAAACCCCGGATTCCAAATGGTTCATCGGGAAAGGCAAGGTCGAGGAGCTGAGAATGGCCGCGGACGGTCTTGGCGCGAACACTGCGATCTTCGACCAGGAGCTGTCCGGGGCGCAGGTGCGCAACCTGGAAGAGGCGCTGGATCTGAAGATTATTGACCGTACCCAGCTGATCCTGGATATTTTTGCCGGACGGGCCAAGACACGCGAGGGGATCATCCAGGTGGAGCTGGCCCAGCTCTCTTATCTGCTTCCGCGTCTGTCCGGGCACGGTAAGAACCTGTCCCGGCTCGGCGGGGGGATCGGTACCAGAGGCCCGGGGGAGAGCAAGCTGGAGACGGACCGCCGGCATATCCGTGACCGTATCTCCGAGCTGAAGCGCCAGCTGGATGAGGTCGTCAAGACCCGGGAGCTGCACCGGGAACGCCGCCGTAAGAGCGGCGCGGTCCAGGTTGCCCTGGTCGGCTACACCAATGCAGGCAAGTCCACGCTGCTGAAGCAGCTAACCGATGCCGATGTATATATTGAGAATCAGCTATTCGCTACACTCGACCCGACTTCGCGGGTGCTGCAGCTGCCTGGGGGCAAAGATGTGGTTCTCACCGACACGGTCGGATTCATCCAGAACCTGCCCCATGATCTGGTTGCCTCCTTCCGCGCTACGCTGGAGGAAGTGAATGAAGCCAATCTGGTGCTGCATGTGGTGGATGCCTCCTCCCCGATGCGGGAGGAGCAGATGGAGGTCGTCCAGGCGATTCTCCAGGACCTGGGCGCGGCCGGCAAGCCGCAGATCGTCTTGTTCAACAAGAAGGATCTGTGCCAGCCGGAGCAGCTGGAGATGCTGCCTGCAGGAGATGGCTTCCTGAAGATCAGCGCATTCAATGAGGATGACCTGTCGCGGATTACCAGCACGATTGAAGACGGGCTGGCCGGGGACACGCTGGTATTCCGCATTCCGGCAGACCGCGGAGACCTGACTTCGCTGCTCTACCGTGTCGGCGATGTCATGGAGCAGGATTATGAGGAGAACGATGTGCTCTATACCGTCCGTGTGAACAAAGAAGATTATGCCAAATGGAGCTACAAGCTGGCTGAATTCGCGGAACAGAAGTAA
- a CDS encoding AAA family ATPase: MNGHVAAASSGREERRPSRQINIVLNHPAPAPVSGLPAENAGSAAPPRAGTHSGLFQELSRELDALVGLDNIKELVFEIYALLQVAQMRSEAGLASGGQAYHMVFKGNPGTGKTTVARIVAKLFQRMGVLSKGHLIEVERADLVGEYIGHTAQKTRDLVKKALGGILFIDEAYSLARGGDKDFGKEAIDTLVKSMEDHRSQFVLILAGYSGEIDYFLMSNPGLPSRFPIQVEFPDYTIDQLLQIAELMAKDRDYILMPQAILRLKQQLLNEKTESLHAFSNARFVRNSIEKAVRAQAVRLLNQYESSSPGKQELMTLRTEDFKG, translated from the coding sequence GTGAACGGACATGTAGCGGCGGCAAGCAGCGGACGTGAGGAACGCAGACCGTCCAGACAGATTAATATTGTGCTGAACCATCCGGCTCCGGCGCCGGTGTCAGGCTTGCCGGCAGAGAACGCAGGCAGTGCGGCCCCCCCGAGAGCCGGCACCCACAGCGGCCTGTTTCAGGAGCTGAGCCGGGAGCTGGATGCACTCGTAGGTCTGGATAACATCAAGGAGCTGGTATTCGAGATCTATGCCCTGCTGCAGGTGGCCCAGATGCGCAGTGAAGCGGGACTTGCCAGCGGAGGCCAGGCCTACCATATGGTGTTCAAGGGCAATCCGGGCACAGGCAAAACCACCGTTGCACGCATAGTGGCGAAGCTGTTCCAGCGCATGGGCGTCCTCAGCAAAGGACATCTTATTGAAGTCGAGCGCGCCGACCTGGTAGGGGAATATATTGGACATACCGCCCAGAAGACACGGGATCTCGTCAAAAAAGCGCTCGGCGGCATTCTGTTCATCGACGAGGCTTACAGCCTGGCCCGCGGCGGAGACAAGGACTTCGGCAAGGAAGCCATCGATACGCTGGTGAAGTCTATGGAGGACCACCGCAGCCAGTTTGTCCTGATTCTTGCCGGGTATTCCGGCGAGATTGATTATTTTCTGATGAGCAATCCCGGTCTGCCTTCGCGGTTCCCGATTCAGGTTGAATTCCCCGATTATACGATAGACCAGCTGCTGCAGATTGCCGAGCTGATGGCCAAGGACCGTGATTATATTCTGATGCCGCAGGCCATACTCAGACTCAAGCAGCAATTGCTTAACGAAAAAACAGAGAGTCTTCACGCCTTCAGCAACGCCAGGTTTGTACGCAACAGCATTGAGAAGGCTGTACGTGCCCAGGCTGTGCGCCTGCTGAACCAGTATGAGAGCTCAAGTCCCGGCAAGCAGGAGCTGATGACGCTGCGGACGGAGGATTTCAAGGGGTAG
- a CDS encoding YdcF family protein, whose product MEWYVYHRGSSPIRKVSRKRGHRRKRVLLAGLAVLIAAGLLWCAVVFNRINSAETTAPMVKADAGVILGMSMWGDEPSPGLKERLDYGLELYHSGAFSHFVVSGGLDQPDYKYTEAEGMKRYLVAKGVPENVIALEDQSTSTYENLLFSKSVMQQNGWSTAVIITHDFHGRRALEIARELGYSSPQLGVTESKVMSMLKYKSREILAYTKWKFQQLSL is encoded by the coding sequence ATGGAATGGTATGTGTATCACCGGGGATCTTCCCCGATCCGCAAAGTCTCCCGGAAGCGGGGGCACCGCCGCAAGCGGGTACTGCTGGCGGGTCTTGCAGTATTAATTGCAGCCGGACTCCTCTGGTGTGCAGTCGTCTTTAACCGGATTAACAGCGCTGAAACCACTGCACCGATGGTGAAGGCGGACGCAGGTGTCATTCTCGGCATGTCGATGTGGGGAGATGAACCGAGTCCCGGACTGAAGGAGCGGCTGGATTACGGGCTGGAGCTGTACCATTCGGGTGCGTTCAGCCATTTCGTTGTCTCCGGAGGGCTGGACCAGCCGGATTATAAGTACACGGAAGCTGAAGGCATGAAGCGGTATCTGGTAGCCAAGGGAGTGCCGGAGAATGTGATCGCGCTTGAAGACCAATCTACCAGCACCTATGAGAATCTGCTGTTCAGCAAGTCCGTGATGCAGCAGAACGGCTGGTCCACCGCAGTGATTATAACGCATGACTTCCACGGCCGCCGTGCCCTGGAGATTGCGCGTGAGCTTGGGTACAGCAGCCCGCAGCTCGGCGTTACGGAGTCCAAGGTCATGTCGATGCTGAAGTATAAGAGCCGCGAGATTCTGGCCTACACCAAATGGAAATTCCAGCAGCTGAGCTTATAA
- a CDS encoding DUF402 domain-containing protein, translated as MKRKFGDRANWRRITRRHFACRYVETREFSGYITLYTIYGLKEPLWKSYGRHTYRIADKGYSWLQYFPKDSHYIVTAMFDERQNIVQWYIDTCKVQGVTDQGVPWFDDLYLDVVVLWNGEVFLLDEDELEEAREREDITDGDYNLAWSTASAILRTIDAHAFPYFALSLKHRAELFHHGEFRRK; from the coding sequence ATGAAACGTAAATTCGGAGACCGGGCCAACTGGCGCCGGATTACGCGCCGCCACTTTGCCTGCCGCTATGTGGAGACCCGGGAATTCAGCGGGTATATCACGCTCTACACGATATACGGGCTGAAGGAGCCGCTGTGGAAGAGCTACGGCAGGCATACATACCGCATTGCGGACAAAGGCTATTCATGGCTGCAGTATTTTCCCAAGGACAGCCACTATATTGTTACGGCCATGTTTGATGAACGGCAGAACATCGTGCAGTGGTACATTGACACCTGCAAGGTGCAGGGCGTGACCGATCAGGGCGTTCCCTGGTTCGATGACCTGTATCTCGATGTAGTAGTCCTGTGGAACGGTGAAGTGTTTCTGCTGGACGAGGATGAACTGGAGGAAGCGCGGGAGCGGGAGGATATCACCGATGGTGATTATAATCTGGCCTGGTCCACAGCAAGTGCAATTCTGCGAACGATAGACGCCCATGCCTTTCCCTATTTCGCCCTCTCGCTGAAGCATCGTGCCGAATTGTTTCATCACGGAGAATTCAGGAGGAAATAA